The proteins below come from a single Drosophila suzukii chromosome X, CBGP_Dsuzu_IsoJpt1.0, whole genome shotgun sequence genomic window:
- the LOC139353418 gene encoding uncharacterized protein, giving the protein MRLLAANQEKLFTRKICVHSHDYSAFIDTGSQASLIRQSVAEQINAKRHKCSMKIRGICGGSCILTEAMTVDMEIDGKTITAKVYIADNDLLQKDFLLGQDAIISAHLELNFESGDSKINRAVHQATTPVSTNIAKLLENFQNDKECKQMRGLMENFADVFSTGLEGIGKTSVVKAYNTVESSQVVAQAPYRVSEPKKEIVSRMVDELLKQDIITLSTSQYASPVVLIKKPNGSDRM; this is encoded by the coding sequence ATGCGTTTATTAGCCGCAAATCAGGAAAAACTTTTCACGAGGAAAATCTGCGTACACTCGCACGATTACAGCGCCTTCATCGACACAGGTAGTCAAGCCAGTCTCATCCGACAATCGGTTGCCGAGCAAATTAACGCCAAGCGCCACAAATGCTCTATGAAGATTAGAGGCATTTGCGGAGGTTCATGTATCCTCACAGAAGCGATGACTGTGGATATGGAAATCGATGGGAAGACGATTACAGCGAAAGTGTATATAGCAGACAACGATCTATTGCAGAAGGACTTTCTGTTGGGACAGGACGCCATCATCTCCGCTCATCTCGAGCTCAACTTTGAGTCAGGCGATTCTAAAATCAATCGAGCAGTCCATCAGGCGACAACCCCTGTAAGCACCAATATCGCGAAGCTGTTGGAAAATTTTCAGAACGACAAAGAATGTAAGCAAATGCGCGGCTTAATGGAGAACTTTGCCGATGTTTTCTCGACAGGATTGGAAGGCATAGGAAAGACAAGCGTGGTCAAAGCATACAACACCGTCGAAAGCAGTCAGGTGGTAGCACAAGCCCCATACCGAGTTTCCGAGCCAAAGAAAGAAATCGTAAGCAGAATGGTCGACGAGCTGTTAAAGCAGGACATCATCACGTTGTCAACATCACAGTACGCCAGCCCGGTGGTGCTCATCAAGAAGCCGAATGGCAGCGATCGAATGTGA
- the LOC139353419 gene encoding uncharacterized protein — translation MQQEETMSAQSAAISQLQNEMKELKDMLAQLVTVQMGNAAPAHAGNQQQHQIIDLDINEVNNESIPVQATSNARQASVKEIANTLPEFDPNDDNAISVNQFIDRVNKVVDAYQWDEKFLLLAIYTKLKGPAKMWLDSSPILHTTWKNFAEAIKDEFGANPDEAEVHFNMANATRRPKETVKEYCFRMSALGVRYKLSEAAIIRYVRAGVQHRELQNSDAAESYFVNRGRSSTSKKEYSPKASNFEQKPDSDVKPPRSKESVICYNCGERGHFANSCPKEKKKSRCTKCNKFHEPNGSCHATNVMRLLAANQDKLFTRKICVHSHDYSAFIDTGSQASLIRQSVAEQINAKRHKCSMKIRGICGGSCILTEAMTVDMEIDGKTITAKVYIADNDLLQKDFLLGQDVIISANLELNFESGDSKINRAVHQATTPVSTNIAKLLENFQNDKECKQMRGLMENFADVFSTGLEGIGKTSVVKAYNTVESSQVVAQAPYRVSEPKKEIVSRMVDELLKQDIITLSTSQYASPVVLIKKPNGSDRM, via the coding sequence ATGCAGCAAGAAGAAACGATGTCAGCGCAGTCAGCGGCAATTTCACAATTGCAAAACGAGATGAAGGAACTAAAGGACATGTTAGCTCAATTAGTTACCGTTCAAATGGGAAACGCAGCACCAGCACATGCAGGAAATCAGCAACAGCACCAAATAATCGATTTGGATATCAACGAGGTCAACAACGAGAGCATTCCTGTACAGGCTACTAGCAACGCGAGGCAAgcttcagtcaaggaaattgcCAACACCTTGCCAGAATTTGATCCCAACGACGACAACGCCATTTCAGTCAATCAGTTCATCGATCGTGTCAACAAAGTGGTTGATGCCTAccagtgggacgagaagttccTGTTACTCGCTATTTatacaaagctaaaaggtccAGCCAAGATGTGGCTAGATTCATCACCCATTCTACACACTACGTGGAAAAACTTCGCCGAAGCTATAAAGGACGAGTTCGGCGCTAATCCagacgaagcagaagtgcatttCAACATGGCCAATGCAACCAGGCGACCAAAGGAGACGGTAAAGGAGTACTGTTTCAGGATGTCAGCCCTTGGGGTGCGCTACAAGCTCAGCGAGGCAGCAATCATCAGATATGTTCGCGCAGGTGTACAGCATCGTGAATTGCAAAACAGTGATGCAGCCGAATCGTATTTCGTTAATCGAGGTCGGTCAAGTACGAGCAAGAAAGAGTATTCACCGAAAGCCAGCAACTTCGAGCAGAAACCAGACAGCGATGTTAAACCACCAAGGTCAAAGGAATCCGTAATATGTTACAACTGCGGAGAAAGGGGACACTTTGCTAATTCGTGTCCGAAGGAGAAGAAAAAGTCACGCTGTACCAAATGCAACAAGTTCCACGAGCCAAATGGAAGTTGCCACGCCACCAATGTCATGCGTTTATTAGCCGCAAATCAGGACAAACTTTTCACGAGGAAAATCTGCGTACACTCGCACGATTACAGCGCCTTCATCGACACAGGTAGTCAAGCCAGTCTCATCCGACAATCGGTTGCCGAGCAAATTAACGCCAAGCGCCACAAATGCTCTATGAAGATTAGAGGCATTTGCGGAGGTTCATGTATCCTCACAGAAGCGATGACTGTGGATATGGAAATCGATGGGAAGACGATTACAGCGAAAGTGTATATAGCAGACAACGATCTATTGCAGAAGGACTTTCTGTTGGGACAGGACGTCATCATCTCCGCTAATCTCGAGCTCAACTTTGAGTCAGGCGATTCTAAAATCAATCGAGCAGTCCATCAGGCGACAACCCCTGTAAGCACCAATATCGCGAAGCTGTTGGAAAATTTTCAGAACGACAAAGAATGTAAGCAAATGCGCGGCTTAATGGAGAACTTTGCCGATGTTTTCTCGACAGGATTGGAAGGCATAGGAAAGACAAGCGTGGTCAAAGCATACAACACCGTCGAAAGCAGTCAGGTGGTAGCACAAGCCCCATACCGAGTTTCCGAGCCAAAGAAAGAAATCGTAAGCAGAATGGTCGACGAGCTGTTAAAGCAGGACATCATCACGTTGTCAACATCACAGTACGCCAGCCCGGTGGTGCTCATCAAGAAGCCGAATGGCAGCGATCGAATGTGA